One segment of Panicum virgatum strain AP13 chromosome 3K, P.virgatum_v5, whole genome shotgun sequence DNA contains the following:
- the LOC120701549 gene encoding uncharacterized protein LOC120701549, with translation MAQEGHGPEFDAINEPIDGEVVMRAGGGKKHGRYWFGDSLVDTATTPTLSQIRARSTSSSPAIRPRPDTTKTQIEAVKAQMEAAFQARQEAAEERWRAERDDIQQKLDQALTFMQSLGSAMGVSPPQFPPAPPVRRAETPPTNQSAASNDGPVNPDFSPSVQQTQQPQQFVWTPPQWVAWIQQ, from the exons ATGGCACAAGAAGGTCATGGGCCGGAGTTTGATGCGATCAATGAGCCTATTGATGGAGAAGTCGTCATGAGggcgggaggaggcaagaagcatggaCGGTACTGGTTTGGCGACAGCTTAGTTGACACGGCGACTACTCCCACTCTCTCGCAGATTCGAGCCAGGAGTACCAGCTCAAGCCCtgccatacgcccacggccagACACTACAAAGACTCAGATTGAGGCTGTCAAG GCCCAGATGGAAGCAGCCTTCCAAGCACGGCAggaggcggcagaggagaggtGGAGGGCCGAGCGGGACGACATCCAGCAAAAATTGGATCAAGCTCTAACATTTATGCAAAGCCTGGGCTCGGCGATGGGTGTTTCGCCTCCACAATTCCCTCCGGCCCCACCTGTTCGTCGTGCAGAAACTCCTCCTACC AATCAGTCGGCGGCATCCAATGATGGGCCAGTGAATCCTGACTTCTCGCCTTCGGTGCAGCAGactcagcagcctcagcagtttgTGTGGACACCGCCACAATGGGTGGCTTGGattcagcagtag
- the LOC120701065 gene encoding collagen alpha-1(I) chain-like codes for MESAEGMSDALDGEGVAGTVAMPSPVAWACRAGGSCSATKWRAWATRAGGGRPRRRGPAESGAEAGWTAPAARAGAWEAGAVGLPSPGGRVDESRPGRERRRGWPGRRRARRADRGLPSLPALGSGRGGGGRGVAGTAGAVAVASPAAWALRAGMPVPARSDAVAGWSVPDARGRAGGAGAVGLPRPPAG; via the coding sequence ATGGAGAGCGCAGAGGGTATGTCCGACGCGTTGGATGGGGAGGGCGTGGCCGGCACCGTGGCCATGCCGAGCCCGGTGGCGTGGGCGTGCCGCGCCGGTGGCTCGTGCAGTGCAACCAAGTGGAGGGCGTGGGCGACGCGCGCCGGTGGAGGGCGACCGCGTCGACGGGGGCCGGCAGagagcggcgcggaggcggggtgGACGGCCCCTGCCGCACGGGCAGGGGCGTGGGAGGCCGGCGCCGTCGGCCTGCCGAGCCCTGGCGGGCGCGTCGACGAGAGCCGgccgggaagggagaggaggcggGGGTGGCCGGGACGCCGGCGCGCCAGGCGCGCCGACCGGGGACTGCCGAGCCTGCCTGCGCTTGGGTCGGGGCGTGGCGGGGGTGGCCGGGGTGTGGCGGGCAcggccggcgccgtcgccgtggcgagcccggCGGCGTGGGCATTGCGCGCCGGGATGCCGGTGCCGGCCAGGAGCGACGCGGTGGCGGGATGGAGTGTCCCCGACGCGCGGGGCAGggccggcggggccggcgctGTCGGCCTGCCGAGGCCACCGGCGGGGTAG
- the LOC120701066 gene encoding uncharacterized protein LOC120701066, protein MLFDSSCGARDNSPVLAPLVYNLTIFYAEADLRGNEAPLVATSVVMFALAVLFIILNLFSRYSDVSAMLNPSVRLFFSAALSLFLPAMSYLFKSAASKQLAEDLSVRARIILMWMLLVELLRKKVDAILLTAGGGTQGYSVIVQRATGVFWLGSLVFFNLKSAGKKALYGMIWVFVAAKFVQRSVAIEVGKRSFAYGKNPQLVAAYMPPMLELQQQQEPGRHQRRRGLDLLKHCNYAVMGEEELVDKNKAGPKGYKLDKHKLELAAAGDDSSDVVTVGRIWRLADSGDQLLSSEPRLKRLCLSFALFKMLRRRLEGYPISGAEAADCHRLIFHGLLEEPAPAAAGMNGVGAGEHAFQVFNDEVQFLCENYHSVVPVVLASPFFFAHNYVLFPVLVLALCFLVLVLCGNGDVAYAVRSLHDDNFFTSGKVAATARCVLGKVLKSTTFLFCAIDLSTTVLLALAVAYEEGAEYVVFLFSNWFMVSLLCHHTSGHEWRGEAGVLRRVIPGVLQVKNTLTHPTLTIKQFSVLWFLGRLQLPLPLPSTDVPGEAKTLIMERLAGVVGSHGAPLTNGTEQRVRTCVGSDELARACCSGGVAEVMLTWHVATAMLEARCARRQQHAAPEPGRTAAMALSGYCAYLVAFHAELLPDDKDGTEVLFNEMKKELTKDMGWCGYYGGGEAARCAKLMEIAGRSTSEAAATMTVLKKGARLGKVLIEKYKEGAREAVWGLLGDLWTEVVVYAAPTAGELHVKSHKEALAQGAELITVLWAITTHTGIARPEEDPSAPGTV, encoded by the coding sequence ATGTTGTTCGACAGCAGCTGCGGCGCACGTGATAACAGCCCAGTGCTGGCGCCGTTGGTGTACAACCTCACCATCTTCTACGCGGAGGCGGATCTGCGGGGGAACGAGGCCCCCCTGGTGGCCACCTCCGTGGTCATGTTCGCCCTCGCCGTGCTCTTCATCATCCTCAACCTCTTCAGCCGCTACTCCGACGTGAGCGCCATGCTCAACCCGAGCGTCCGCCTCTTCTTCTCCGCCGCGCTGTCCCTCTTCCTCCCGGCCATGTCCTACCTCTTCAAGAGCGCCGCCAGCAAGCAGCTGGCGGAGGACCTGTCGGTGCGGGCGCGGATCATCCTCATGTGGATGCTcctcgtggagctcctccgcaAGAAGGTGGATGCGATCCTGctcaccgccggcggcggcacgcaggGATACTCGGTCATCGTGCAACGCGCCACCGGGGTCTTCTGGCTGGGCAGCCTCGTCTTCTTCAACCTGAAGAGCGCTGGCAAGAAGGCCCTGTATGGCATGATCTGGGTCTTCGTGGCTGCCAAGTTCGTCCAGAGGTCAGTGGCCATCGAGGTCGGGAAGCGCTCCTTCGCCTACGGCAAGAACCCCCAGCTCGTGGCCGCCTACATGCCGCCAATGCTGGAGCTCCAACAGCAACAGGAGCCAGGGCGGCATCAACGACGACGTGGGTTGGACCTTCTCAAGCACTGCAACTACGCCGTCATGGGCGAAGAGGAGTTGGTCGACAAGAACAAGGCCGGCCCCAAGGGCTACAAGCTCGACAAGCACAAACTCGAgctggcggccgccggcgacgactcGTCCGACGTCGTCACGGTCGGCAGGATCTGGAGGCTCGCCGActccggcgaccagctgctctcGAGCGAGCCGAGGCTGAAGAGGCTCTGCCTCTCCTTCGCTCTCTTCAAGATGCTCCGCCGGAGGCTGGAGGGGTACCCCATcagcggcgccgaggccgccgacTGCCACCGCCTCATCTTCCATGGCCTGCTGGAGGAGCCTGCACCTGCAGCCGCAGGCATGaacggcgtcggcgccggcgagcacgcATTCCAGGTGTTCAACGACGAGGTCCAATTCCTGTGCGAGAACTACCACTCCGTGGTCCCCGTGGTGTTAGCtagccccttcttcttcgcgcACAACTACGTGCTGTTCCCCGTCCTGGTCCTGGCGCTGTGCTTCCTCGTGCTCGTCCTCTGCGGCAACGGCGACGTGGCCTACGCCGTTCGCAGCCTCCACGACGACAACTTCTTCACGTCCGGCaaagtggcggcgacggcgcggtgcGTTCTGGGCAAGGTGCTCAAGTCCACCACGTTCCTCTTCTGCGCCATCGACCTCTCCACCACCGTCCTGCTCGCCCTTGCCGTCGCCTACGAGGAGGGCGCCGAGTACGTGGTGTTCCTCTTCTCCAACTGGTTCATGGTGTCGCTGCTGTGCCACCACACCTCCGGCCACGAGtggcgcggcgaggccggcgtcCTCCGCCGGGTCATCCCCGGCGTCCTCCAGGTGAAGAACACCCTGACCCACCCCACCCTCACCATCAAGCAGTTCTCCGTGCTCTGGTTCCTCGGTCGCCtgcagctgccgctgccgctgccgagcACGGACGTCCCCGGCGAGGCCAAGACGCTCATCATGGAGCGCCTCGCCGGAGTCGTCGGCAGCCACGGCGCCCCGCTCACCAACGGCACCGAGCAGCGCGTCCGCACGTGCGTAGGGTCGGACGAACTCGCGCGGGcgtgctgcagcggcggcgtcgcTGAGGTGATGCTGACGTGGCACGTCGCCACGGCGATGCTGGAGGCGaggtgcgcgcggcggcagcagcacgcGGCGCCAGAGCCTGGGCGCACGGCCGCGATGGCTCTGTCGGGGTACTGCGCCTACCTGGTGGCCTTCCACGCGGAGCTCCTCCCCGACGACAAGGACGGGACGGAGGTCCTGTTCAATGAGATGAAGAAGGAGCTGACCAAGGACATGGggtggtgcgggtactacggcggcggggaggccgcGCGGTGCGCCAAGCTGATGGAGATCGCCGGGCGCTCCACCtctgaggcggcggcgacgatgacGGTGCTAAAGAAGGGGGCGAGGCTGGGGAAGGTGCTGATCGAAAAGTACAAGGAGGGCGCGCGGGAGGCCGTGTGGGGGCTGCTGGGCGACCTGTGGACGGAGGTGGTGGTGTAcgcggcgcccacggccggCGAGCTGCACGTCAAGTCGCACAAGGAGGCGCTGGCGCAGGGCGCTGAGCTCATCACCGTGCTTTGGGCGATCACCACCCACACCGGCATTGCCCGGCCGGAGGAGGATCCATCTGCTCCCGGTACTGTTTGA